Proteins encoded together in one Anaerotignum propionicum DSM 1682 window:
- a CDS encoding deoxyguanosinetriphosphate triphosphohydrolase: protein MELRLLQEAREERLLGTYAKKSVDTKGRERFEEKCDIRTDFQRDRDRIIHCKSFRRMKHKTQVFISPEGDHYRTRLTHTLEVAQIARSLARALCLNEDLTEAIALGHDLGHTPFGHAGERKLSKLCEAHGGFSHNEQSLRVVERLEKNGAGLNLTWEVRDGILNHRTSGAPSTMEGMVVQLSDKIAYTNHDIDDAVRAGMLLPEDIPEEIVALIGTTSSSRINAMIRDTIMNSAGNGEIHMSKQMRETLTNLREFMFRRVYMSRVAIDEHEKAEKIIGDLYEYYIAHPEVMEGEFLQLLQEGEPVWQVTCDYIACMTDRFAVAKYSQLFIPKEWSKL, encoded by the coding sequence ATGGAGCTGAGACTTTTGCAAGAGGCAAGAGAGGAAAGGCTGCTTGGAACATATGCGAAGAAAAGTGTTGATACCAAGGGAAGAGAGCGGTTTGAGGAAAAATGCGACATTCGCACAGATTTTCAAAGGGACAGAGATCGAATTATACACTGCAAATCCTTTCGGCGCATGAAGCACAAAACCCAAGTTTTTATCTCCCCGGAGGGTGACCATTACCGCACTCGGCTAACCCACACCTTAGAAGTTGCCCAAATCGCCAGAAGTCTTGCAAGGGCTTTGTGCCTCAATGAGGACTTGACGGAGGCAATCGCTTTGGGGCACGATTTAGGGCATACCCCCTTTGGGCATGCCGGTGAACGGAAGCTTTCCAAGCTTTGTGAAGCCCACGGTGGTTTTTCTCATAATGAACAGAGTTTGAGAGTAGTGGAGCGATTGGAGAAAAATGGTGCCGGTCTGAATTTAACTTGGGAAGTGCGGGATGGCATTTTAAACCACCGCACCAGTGGGGCACCTTCTACCATGGAAGGGATGGTGGTGCAGCTTTCGGATAAGATTGCTTATACCAATCATGATATTGATGACGCTGTGCGGGCAGGAATGCTCTTGCCTGAGGATATTCCAGAGGAGATTGTGGCACTGATTGGTACCACCTCCAGCAGTCGCATCAATGCTATGATTCGGGACACCATTATGAATAGCGCGGGAAACGGTGAAATTCATATGAGCAAGCAAATGCGTGAAACCTTGACGAACTTAAGGGAATTTATGTTTCGTAGGGTTTATATGAGTCGGGTTGCCATTGACGAGCATGAAAAGGCTGAGAAAATCATTGGAGATTTATATGAATATTATATCGCCCATCCTGAAGTGATGGAAGGGGAGTTTTTACAGCTGTTGCAAGAGGGTGAGCCTGTTTGGCAGGTGACTTGTGACTATATCGCCTGCATGACTGATCGCTTCGCAGTTGCAAAATACTCTCAGTTATTTATTCCCAAGGAGTGGAGCAAACTTTGA
- the dnaG gene encoding DNA primase — protein sequence MRYPREIVEEVRLQNDIVEVISQYVPLKKKGGTYFGLCPFHNEKTPSFSVNSEKQFYYCFGCGAAGNVFGFVMEMENCDFPEALKKLADRMHIALPEPEKSGQALATEQLKARLFEIHSVAGRFYHEVLQSDEGTIARSYMEGRKLQPNISRKFGLGYAPERRGALMEHLKEKGYSIQDMLQSGLVIENKEKNGYHDRFRGRLMFPIFDPQGRVVGFGGRIIGKGEPKYLNSPETILFSKSRNLYGLNFARAARKKELILVEGYMDMISLYQAGFHNVVAALGTAFNQEHARALKKFAEDIILLYDSDEAGTNAALRAIPVLTANGFRVRVTQVPDGKDPDDFIKQNGAVEFSKLLVNAVHYISFEIACIQKKYNLNNPEHRVRFATEAADILSKLDNAIERNVYAGEVSRMTGVEEGAIRSEIDKRVQKEDMAFQNEAEKRRQMNQKASDVIHHREKGLMEAQRSILYYCASEQKIYEKLVSVLEKEDFTEEIYYRVFQAIGQLWRDVGNVFPAELVSFFENGAEQKPVTEIFAIQLPAQSKEDLQKAMNEAVKLLKRTKIDKLTAAAATVEEIQRLVEAKRMLDSLYITI from the coding sequence GTGCGCTATCCCCGTGAAATCGTGGAAGAGGTTCGTTTGCAAAACGATATCGTTGAGGTGATTTCTCAATATGTTCCTTTGAAGAAAAAAGGCGGTACTTATTTCGGACTTTGCCCGTTTCACAATGAAAAAACTCCATCCTTTTCCGTCAACAGCGAAAAACAATTTTATTATTGCTTTGGGTGCGGTGCCGCAGGGAATGTTTTCGGTTTTGTTATGGAGATGGAAAACTGCGATTTTCCCGAAGCTTTAAAAAAGCTGGCAGACCGTATGCATATTGCGTTACCGGAGCCGGAAAAGAGCGGACAAGCTCTGGCGACGGAGCAGTTGAAGGCAAGGCTGTTTGAAATCCATAGTGTGGCGGGGCGGTTTTATCACGAGGTTTTGCAAAGTGATGAAGGCACTATTGCCCGCAGCTATATGGAAGGAAGAAAGCTTCAACCCAATATCAGCCGCAAATTTGGCTTAGGCTATGCGCCAGAACGAAGAGGTGCCTTAATGGAGCATTTGAAGGAAAAGGGATACTCCATTCAGGATATGCTGCAAAGCGGTTTGGTTATCGAAAATAAAGAGAAAAATGGATATCATGATCGTTTTCGTGGTCGGTTGATGTTTCCTATTTTTGATCCCCAAGGCAGAGTAGTTGGCTTTGGGGGACGCATCATTGGGAAAGGGGAACCAAAATACTTAAATTCTCCGGAAACAATTCTGTTTAGCAAAAGCAGAAATCTATACGGCTTGAATTTTGCCAGAGCCGCCCGCAAAAAGGAATTGATTTTGGTTGAGGGATATATGGATATGATTTCCCTTTACCAAGCTGGGTTTCACAATGTGGTGGCAGCACTGGGAACGGCGTTTAATCAGGAGCATGCACGTGCACTGAAAAAATTCGCCGAGGATATCATACTTTTGTATGATAGTGATGAAGCGGGTACCAATGCCGCCCTCAGAGCCATACCTGTTTTAACAGCAAACGGCTTTCGAGTGCGGGTGACTCAAGTTCCTGATGGGAAGGATCCCGATGATTTTATTAAGCAAAACGGAGCTGTTGAATTTTCAAAACTCCTGGTAAACGCTGTCCACTATATTTCTTTCGAAATCGCCTGTATTCAAAAGAAATATAACCTGAACAACCCGGAGCATCGTGTGCGCTTTGCCACAGAGGCGGCAGACATCCTCTCCAAGCTGGATAATGCCATTGAGCGCAATGTATATGCCGGTGAGGTAAGCCGTATGACAGGTGTGGAAGAAGGAGCAATCCGCAGTGAAATTGATAAGCGTGTGCAAAAAGAGGACATGGCTTTTCAAAATGAGGCCGAAAAAAGACGGCAAATGAATCAAAAGGCAAGTGATGTGATACACCATAGGGAAAAGGGACTTATGGAAGCCCAAAGAAGTATCTTGTATTATTGTGCATCGGAGCAGAAGATTTACGAAAAGTTAGTAAGTGTTTTAGAAAAAGAGGATTTTACCGAAGAAATCTATTATCGGGTTTTTCAGGCCATTGGCCAATTATGGCGGGATGTAGGAAATGTGTTTCCCGCAGAGCTGGTAAGTTTTTTTGAAAACGGAGCCGAGCAAAAGCCTGTAACGGAAATTTTCGCAATCCAACTTCCCGCCCAAAGTAAGGAAGATTTACAAAAGGCGATGAATGAAGCGGTAAAACTACTGAAACGGACGAAAATCGACAAATTGACGGCTGCCGCCGCTACGGTGGAAGAGATACAAAGGCTGGTGGAAGCCAAAAGAATGCTGGATTCCCTGTATATTACCATTTAA
- the rpoD gene encoding RNA polymerase sigma factor RpoD yields MKSVEETTLLTRLEELVQHGKKKKGVLEYKEIMDHLADLDLDPDRIERIYEYLESQGIDVLGNMDAEEEIEKDLDLTLPEGINIDDPVRMYLKEIGKVPLLSADEEVDLAQRMEDGDEEAKKKLAEANLRLVVSIAKRYVGRGMLFLDLIQEGNLGLIKAVEKFDYHKGYKFSTYATWWIRQAITRAIADQARTIRIPVHMVETINKLIRISRQLLQELGREPTAEELAAEMQMSEDKVREIMKIAQEPVSLETPIGEEEDSHLGDFIPDDDIPAPAEAAAFTLLKEQLIEVLDTLTDREEKVLRLRFGLDDGRARTLEEVGKEFNVTRERIRQIEAKALRKLRHPSRSKKLKDYLE; encoded by the coding sequence TTGAAATCCGTCGAAGAAACTACGTTGTTGACCCGTTTAGAGGAATTGGTTCAGCATGGAAAAAAGAAAAAAGGTGTTTTAGAATATAAAGAGATCATGGATCATTTGGCGGATTTGGACCTTGACCCCGACCGAATTGAACGCATTTATGAGTATCTGGAATCTCAAGGAATTGACGTTTTGGGTAACATGGATGCGGAAGAGGAGATTGAAAAGGATCTGGATCTGACATTGCCCGAAGGTATCAATATTGATGACCCGGTGCGTATGTATTTGAAGGAAATCGGCAAGGTTCCCCTGTTAAGCGCAGATGAAGAAGTTGATTTGGCACAGCGCATGGAGGATGGCGATGAGGAAGCAAAGAAAAAGCTTGCCGAGGCCAACCTTCGTCTGGTTGTAAGTATTGCAAAGCGCTATGTGGGTAGAGGCATGCTGTTTTTGGATTTGATTCAGGAGGGCAATTTGGGGCTCATTAAGGCAGTTGAAAAATTCGACTATCATAAGGGCTATAAATTCAGTACCTATGCCACCTGGTGGATCAGACAGGCAATTACCCGTGCCATTGCGGATCAGGCAAGAACCATCCGTATTCCCGTGCACATGGTAGAGACAATCAATAAATTGATTCGTATCTCCAGACAGCTTTTGCAGGAATTGGGGCGTGAACCAACTGCAGAAGAACTGGCAGCGGAAATGCAGATGTCCGAAGATAAGGTAAGGGAAATCATGAAGATTGCCCAAGAGCCTGTTTCCTTGGAAACTCCTATCGGCGAGGAAGAGGATAGCCATTTGGGAGATTTTATCCCTGATGACGATATTCCTGCACCTGCGGAAGCGGCGGCCTTCACATTGTTGAAGGAACAGCTTATTGAGGTGCTGGATACCCTGACAGATAGAGAAGAGAAGGTATTGCGCCTTCGTTTTGGTCTGGATGATGGAAGAGCAAGAACCCTGGAAGAGGTTGGAAAGGAATTTAACGTTACCCGTGAACGTATTCGCCAGATTGAGGCTAAGGCCTTGAGAAAGCTTCGCCATCCCAGCCGTAGTAAAAAATTAAAGGACTACTTGGAATAA
- a CDS encoding tRNA (adenine(22)-N(1))-methyltransferase: MDISKRLQGVAALVSYPVVADIGTDHGYVPIYLHKIGKLKKAYACDVRRGPLEKARENIFLHQAQGVIETRLGSGLTTLQPGEADTAIIAGMGGMLMIRILEDSPEVVKSLKELILAPQHDVDQVRRHLHSIGFSIEAEMMIKEDGKYYTIIRCIPGAEKYQREIDYLYGKRLLLEKEPLLKELLIAEEGKYLLLEEKLQKSDTQSAKERLTQLKEGLGFVREALACWQQ, from the coding sequence ATGGATATTTCAAAAAGACTGCAAGGGGTTGCGGCCTTGGTTTCCTATCCAGTTGTTGCGGATATTGGAACGGATCATGGTTATGTGCCCATTTATCTACATAAAATAGGAAAGCTGAAAAAGGCATATGCTTGTGATGTGCGAAGAGGTCCGTTGGAAAAAGCCCGGGAGAATATATTTTTGCATCAAGCCCAAGGGGTGATTGAGACCCGATTGGGAAGCGGGCTAACCACATTACAGCCGGGTGAGGCAGATACCGCAATCATTGCAGGTATGGGTGGTATGCTAATGATACGCATATTAGAGGATAGCCCTGAGGTAGTAAAATCCCTAAAGGAACTGATTCTGGCACCACAGCACGACGTGGATCAGGTGCGCCGCCATTTGCATAGCATTGGTTTTTCCATTGAAGCTGAGATGATGATAAAAGAAGACGGCAAATATTATACCATTATCCGCTGTATTCCTGGAGCAGAAAAATATCAGCGAGAGATTGACTATTTATATGGTAAAAGGTTATTATTGGAAAAAGAACCATTACTAAAAGAGTTGTTAATTGCTGAGGAGGGAAAGTATCTTTTGTTGGAGGAGAAACTTCAAAAAAGTGATACGCAAAGTGCCAAGGAGCGCCTGACTCAGTTGAAAGAAGGACTTGGGTTTGTAAGGGAGGCTTTGGCATGTTGGCAACAGTGA